In Mycobacterium gallinarum, a single window of DNA contains:
- a CDS encoding enoyl-CoA hydratase/isomerase family protein — MILEIVDDQRVRTLTLNRPDVLNAFNEELYFATATALNEAAADPEVAVVLLTGAGRAFSAGNDLNEMQRRITDPEFNEKGSHFSTMIEALADFPKPLIIAVNGVGVGIGATILGYADLAFMSSAARLKTPFTSLGVAPEAASSYLLPRLMGRQNAAWLLLSSEWVGAEEARAMGLVWKVCESDDLLPEARRHAEILASRPISSLMAVKQTIIAPTREGIAAATERENGHFAVLMGAAANAAALADFTGKGQ; from the coding sequence GTGATTCTCGAGATTGTCGACGACCAGCGGGTGCGGACCCTGACGCTCAATCGGCCCGACGTCCTCAACGCGTTCAACGAGGAGCTGTACTTCGCCACCGCGACCGCGCTGAACGAGGCCGCCGCCGATCCGGAAGTCGCCGTGGTGTTGCTGACGGGCGCCGGGCGGGCGTTCAGCGCCGGCAACGACCTCAACGAAATGCAGAGGCGCATCACCGATCCCGAGTTCAACGAGAAGGGCAGCCACTTCTCGACGATGATCGAGGCGCTCGCCGACTTCCCCAAACCGTTGATCATTGCGGTCAACGGAGTGGGGGTGGGCATCGGCGCGACGATCCTCGGTTACGCGGATCTGGCGTTCATGTCCTCGGCCGCACGCCTGAAGACCCCCTTCACCAGCCTCGGCGTGGCGCCGGAAGCGGCGTCGTCGTACCTGTTGCCACGGTTGATGGGCCGGCAGAACGCCGCATGGCTGCTGCTGTCCTCGGAATGGGTCGGTGCCGAGGAGGCGCGGGCGATGGGGCTGGTCTGGAAGGTCTGCGAGTCCGACGATCTGTTACCAGAGGCACGCCGTCATGCCGAAATCCTTGCCTCCCGGCCGATTTCGAGTCTCATGGCCGTCAAGCAGACGATCATCGCGCCGACCCGCGAGGGCATCGCCGCGGCGACGGAAAGAGAGAACGGGCACTTCGCGGTCCTGATGGGCGCGGCCGCCAATGCCGCCGCCCTGGCGGATTTCACCGGCAAGGGTCAGTAG
- a CDS encoding TIGR03618 family F420-dependent PPOX class oxidoreductase yields MPTLEEAFALAADDSGLAVVATVRADATVQASLVNVGVLTHPATGQPALGFVTYGKVKLANLRARPQLAVTFRKGWQWATVEGTAELAGPDDPQPWLADSEQLRLLLREVFTAASGTHDDWDEYDRVMAEQRRTVVLIAPARVYSNG; encoded by the coding sequence ATGCCCACACTGGAGGAAGCCTTCGCCCTTGCGGCCGACGACAGCGGCCTCGCTGTGGTCGCGACCGTGCGCGCCGACGCCACGGTCCAGGCGTCACTGGTCAACGTCGGTGTGCTGACCCATCCCGCGACGGGGCAGCCGGCCCTGGGCTTCGTCACCTACGGAAAAGTGAAACTGGCGAACCTGCGCGCACGTCCACAACTGGCGGTCACGTTCCGAAAGGGATGGCAGTGGGCCACCGTCGAAGGCACAGCGGAGTTGGCGGGTCCCGACGACCCTCAGCCGTGGCTGGCCGATTCCGAGCAGCTTCGTCTGCTGTTGCGTGAGGTGTTCACCGCCGCCAGTGGCACACACGACGATTGGGACGAATACGACCGGGTGATGGCCGAGCAGCGCCGCACGGTCGTCCTTATCGCACCCGCCCGGGTGTACAGCAACGGCTAG
- a CDS encoding EthD domain-containing protein, producing MEKMIIALRRADADDAWCTRMRTDVAADLLELGLPGLAVNVRDGVVRNSLMTLTTLEPPVVGFVTLWAHQSYAEPVIAALSRLASEADEVAAYLVTESVPLPPPATAEGARTDGFANIALLRRPEDLDEATWLRRWHIDHTPVAIETQSTFGYTQNAVVRALTPDAPPIDAIVEELFPEAAVTDLHAFFGAPGDAELSRRMDRMVASTSAFGANRNVDTVPTSRYVYRTPFVTDNRIG from the coding sequence GTGGAAAAGATGATCATCGCGCTCCGGCGCGCGGATGCGGATGACGCATGGTGCACGAGGATGCGGACCGACGTCGCGGCGGACCTGCTCGAGCTCGGATTGCCTGGGCTGGCCGTCAATGTGCGCGACGGTGTCGTGCGCAACTCACTCATGACGTTGACGACCCTCGAGCCGCCGGTCGTCGGGTTCGTCACCCTGTGGGCGCATCAGTCGTACGCCGAGCCGGTGATCGCGGCGTTGTCCCGGCTGGCATCCGAGGCGGACGAGGTTGCCGCTTACCTCGTCACCGAATCGGTGCCGTTGCCGCCGCCCGCCACCGCCGAAGGAGCGCGCACGGACGGCTTCGCGAACATCGCGCTACTGCGCAGGCCCGAGGACTTGGACGAGGCGACCTGGCTGCGGCGCTGGCACATCGACCACACACCGGTGGCCATCGAAACGCAGTCCACGTTCGGCTACACCCAGAACGCGGTGGTGCGCGCCTTGACTCCGGACGCCCCGCCGATCGACGCGATCGTCGAAGAGCTCTTCCCCGAAGCGGCTGTCACCGATCTGCACGCGTTCTTCGGCGCTCCCGGCGACGCCGAGCTGAGCCGCCGGATGGACCGAATGGTGGCCAGTACCTCGGCATTCGGGGCGAACCGCAACGTCGACACCGTGCCGACGAGCCGCTACGTTTACCGAACGCCGTTCGTCACCGACAACCGGATCGGGTGA
- a CDS encoding thiocyanate hydrolase, whose protein sequence is MNAADGPASIESSRIAPLEEIVERDQVWSRMAAKWGVENPVPPWKSSLDGMCDALDRASCDENIPDFKQRRDEEDELSATLYSNLPYPENQLMSLAHSLVSRGVIDEAELEQRLASIRARLEA, encoded by the coding sequence ATGAACGCCGCCGACGGTCCCGCGTCCATCGAGTCCTCCCGCATCGCGCCACTGGAGGAAATCGTCGAGCGCGATCAGGTCTGGTCCCGAATGGCCGCCAAGTGGGGCGTCGAAAATCCTGTGCCACCGTGGAAGTCGAGCTTGGACGGCATGTGCGACGCTTTGGACCGGGCCTCGTGTGACGAGAACATCCCTGATTTCAAGCAGCGCCGCGACGAGGAGGACGAGCTATCGGCGACGCTGTACTCCAACCTGCCGTATCCCGAGAACCAGCTGATGTCGCTGGCGCATTCTCTGGTGAGCCGAGGCGTCATCGACGAGGCCGAACTCGAGCAGCGGCTGGCGAGCATCCGGGCGAGGCTGGAAGCCTGA
- the scnC gene encoding thiocyanate hydrolase subunit gamma, giving the protein MVDEITDFEVLEIALRELCIEKGIFTAEEHRLMTEFAEQIGPTPAARLVARAWLDPKFKELALAEPMTASKEVGVDWLHPTGWGTPSDFTAFQILADTPTVHNVIVCALCSCYPRPILGNSPEWYRTPNYRRRLVRWPRQVLAEFGLYLPDEVTVHVQDSNQKHRFMVMPLQPEGTEDWTEDQLVEIITRDCLIGVALPKAGVTTNMIVDTRPAIHPGNAG; this is encoded by the coding sequence ATGGTCGACGAGATCACGGACTTCGAGGTTCTGGAGATCGCCCTGCGCGAACTGTGCATCGAGAAGGGCATCTTCACGGCCGAGGAGCACCGCTTGATGACCGAGTTCGCCGAGCAGATCGGCCCGACTCCGGCTGCGCGTCTGGTCGCCAGGGCGTGGCTTGACCCGAAGTTCAAGGAGCTCGCTCTCGCGGAGCCGATGACGGCGAGCAAGGAGGTCGGCGTCGATTGGTTGCACCCCACCGGATGGGGGACACCGAGCGACTTCACCGCGTTCCAGATCCTCGCGGACACCCCCACGGTGCACAACGTGATCGTCTGCGCGTTGTGCTCCTGCTACCCGAGACCGATCCTCGGCAACTCACCCGAGTGGTACCGCACACCGAATTACCGTCGGCGCCTTGTCCGCTGGCCGCGGCAGGTGCTCGCCGAGTTCGGGCTTTATCTGCCCGACGAGGTGACGGTCCATGTGCAGGACTCCAACCAGAAGCACCGATTCATGGTGATGCCCCTGCAGCCCGAGGGCACCGAGGACTGGACCGAGGATCAGCTCGTCGAGATAATCACCCGGGACTGCCTGATCGGGGTGGCGCTGCCGAAGGCGGGGGTCACGACCAACATGATCGTCGACACCCGTCCCGCGATTCATCCGGGCAACGCCGGATGA
- a CDS encoding SH3-like domain-containing protein, translating into MSTAAERAAQLELTSRLKSAYPELPDAPTPDMLDHGRITAYLKPVHDVGGEPDAPMKYENKQYELWEHMTYVICEVLGWRGIWLSEERRRIGNVDVGRAEYLGLPYYGRWLLAVARVLVEKHHIGLTELSERMAEVQQRYAGGLEGKTLEAKPKSEGDGSHVKRNQHAEEANGKGDPQCYSGQAGTPRFKVGDPVVVRELPVIFYTRTPEYVRGATGEIEAVAYESPAAEDETWDRPAKPEWFYVVKFNMADLWYGYTGTDNDVISTEIPEHWLDAAK; encoded by the coding sequence ATGAGTACTGCAGCAGAGCGGGCGGCTCAACTCGAACTGACGTCCCGACTCAAATCGGCGTACCCGGAACTTCCCGATGCGCCGACCCCGGACATGCTCGACCACGGCCGGATCACCGCGTACCTCAAGCCCGTCCACGACGTCGGCGGCGAGCCGGACGCGCCGATGAAGTACGAAAACAAGCAGTACGAGCTCTGGGAACACATGACGTACGTCATCTGCGAGGTGCTGGGCTGGCGCGGTATCTGGCTGTCGGAGGAGAGACGGCGCATCGGCAACGTCGACGTCGGGCGCGCGGAATATCTGGGCCTGCCCTACTACGGCCGCTGGTTGCTCGCTGTCGCTCGCGTTCTGGTGGAGAAGCACCACATCGGGCTGACCGAGTTGAGCGAGCGGATGGCCGAGGTCCAACAGCGCTACGCGGGCGGGCTCGAGGGCAAGACGCTGGAGGCCAAACCGAAGTCCGAGGGCGACGGATCGCACGTCAAGCGCAACCAGCACGCCGAAGAGGCGAACGGGAAGGGCGATCCGCAGTGCTATTCCGGTCAGGCCGGGACGCCCAGGTTCAAGGTCGGTGATCCGGTCGTGGTGCGCGAACTCCCGGTGATCTTCTACACCCGCACCCCTGAATACGTGCGCGGTGCGACCGGCGAAATCGAGGCCGTCGCTTACGAGAGCCCGGCCGCCGAGGACGAAACCTGGGATCGTCCCGCAAAGCCGGAGTGGTTTTACGTCGTGAAGTTCAACATGGCCGACCTCTGGTACGGCTACACCGGAACCGACAACGACGTCATATCCACCGAGATTCCCGAACACTGGCTCGACGCCGCCAAATAG